The DNA sequence ATAATTGAATATGATATTGTGAACTTGTGACCTATAATACAtctagtgtgtgtgtgtacctTAATGAAAGTAAACTAGATATGTGAATCGCAAGTTCAGCAGTCAGTACAAAGCCACAATTGGTGCCGATTTCTTGACCAAAGAAGTCCAATTCGAGGACCGGCTTTTCACCTTGCAGGTAGCACCACGCGTACTGTCCTttctaataattattatatttaacttgATATAgtttcttaatttatttatcttaaCGAGCTCTGCTTCATAAAATGTTGTGAATGAGGCagatgattaatttaatttatctgTCTATTCCGTTTAGGTGTTTATATGTTTTACCTGCCAAATAGATTTATCTGTTTACTAACGTTTAGGTTTTTATTTGTTCTACCTGCCAAATAGATTTATCTGTTTATTAACTTGTAGGTGTTTATTTGTTTCACCTGCCAGATAGATTTTGTATTTCTGTATCAAACTATGTGTTTCTGCAAGTATACTAGTCTTATCATAACCTACTAATTTATTTATGTCCAAATCTTCACCGGGCATAATTAACTTATTACTGTACTGATCATGATAAAATTCCTTACTGATTTTtgagtttttactttttatgttttatattacTTGTCCCTTTATATATTCTTCTCATATGGTCTTCGTTTAGATTGATCAACTATGAAACTTAGTTAAGTAATTTCCGCTAGAAAAATTAGCAAACCAAGTAAGGTTTCAATAACAGCTAGATAAAATAGATAATCAGTAACTAGGTAGCTAATTAAAGCAATTAACTAGATATTATGTAACAATAATgtaaatgtaatattaatatatgcatGAAATTTTTAGGTTTCCTTGCCTTTTTCTTCAGTAGCTAATCTGCCATGGTATCACCATGTAATTATCTACAATTCTTGAGTACTACCCATTGCAAGTGCAGTTCAAGGGATTAGATTATGCCTCTCCTTCTAGACTTCTTTAAGGAATTGCCTACTTGTTGTCATTGCCAATTGTTCCTATTAACTTTAAGTCATTATATAGGAAATATAGTAGTTGTGATTAATACCTTGCTATACTTTTTTCTGATTAATATGCAGTGTGTTTTAGGAATTTAAGGTATTCTATTATCAATCTGAGTGTTAAACATGCTTGTGAACTATTTTCATTTTGCCTGGTGGTAGGATATTACGATTACCCCAAACATAGTATGCCTACTTTATTGCTTCCATATTTTTAGGCCATTTACAACAGTGCAGGAGAACAATAAATGCTTAACATGAGATCAGTGTCAGTACAACTGCACTGGGCCATCTCTAGTTGATCATTAGTATAGTTGTCAATGGACCCTGTATAACCTGACGAGTTTTGTTTTTTCTGATGAATATGCAGTATGTGTTTTCTGTACTTTTCTGATGAATATTATGCAGTATGCAGTATGTTTTAGGAATTTAAGGTATTCTATAATATCATTCAGAGTGTTAAACATGTTTGCGGACTATTTACATTTTGCCTGGTGGTAGGATGTTGCCCCAAACAAAGTATGCATACTTTATTGCTTCCATATTTTTAGGCCATTTACATCAGTGCAGGAGAATAATAAATGCTTAGAGCTGAAACATGAGCCAATGTCTGTACAACTGCACTGGGCCATCTCTAGTTGATAATGAGCCTAGTTGTCAATGGACCCTGGTCCCTGTATAACCTGATGGGTTTTTTTTTCTTCGTCAAATTTGCTCTTTATTGTTTTGAATtggttatatatttgtatttaattatggggggggggggggtgggggggtaTTTAGCCTGTGAACCTGGCTGCCCATGGGGGAGGGCTGCCTTACCACTAGGCTACAGCAACAGCCTCTATTTACACTAAAAGAAAACATTTGAAAGATAGCATAAACCATATTATTATGTTCTATATTTATTCTCCCAGCTAGCTATTCATAGCAACTAAGGTTTTTAGATCAACCTTGAGATTTGCAATTACTAGGTGCAAACTGTACGAGTTTTTGTGGTTAGTAGTAATTTACTGAAGTTTCAGGTCTCTAGAATCTTCAGATTTCCTAGGTAAGCTTAccaaaactaaaacaattagagTAAAGACATttcaaaatatgaaaatgtGCATGTCTAAGTGTGTTTTGATTTCATAATTGAGTGCATAACTGCATTTAATATGTATCTACCATGAAGAAATTATCAATATAGCTTGTCGTTAACCTTGCTAGTCGAATAAAACATACGTGTCATTCTTATGATGTCTGTCATCCTAGATCTAAGAGCCATCTCAAGCTATCCCTATTGCATTATTTAAGACCAGTTGGATCCTCTTTTTAGATATGGGACACAGCAGGACAGGAAAGATTTCAAAGCCTTGGTGTTGCTTTTTACCGTGGTGCTGACTGTTGTGTTCTTGTACATGATGTTAATGTCATGAAGTCATTCGACAACCTCAATAATTGGCGAGAGGAATTTCTGATTCAGGTGACTATAATGTAATCAATAGTAGTATTATTTCTACTGTTGTGATCATATTTaagtctaattttttttttcttctgatgtTTAGGCCAGTCCCCATGACCCTGAAAATTTTCCTTTTGTTGTACTGGGGAACAAGATAGATGTTGATGGTGGCAACAGCCGAGTGGTATGAtacttatattttcttatttgtcTAATATACTGGTTTATCTGATTTATCGAGTTCACAAGGGAGAGCACACAGGTAGTTCAAGAATTTATATTCTAACTAGTGGTTCAAGAAATTTAACAATGATCATATGTCTGGTGGTCTAGGATGGAATCCGTTTCTTGTTTGTTATTTCACCTAGTTCTTTATTGCTCTCTGTTGTAGAGGGTGATTATTTATATCTGTTTGGAGCTCTGCCTTGACTGTATCCATCTCTATGTGCTCTTGTTTTTAAATCTTAGGTTTCTGAGAAGAAGGCAAAAGCTTGGTGTTCTTCTAAGGGCAATATTCCTTATTTTGAGACTTCTgccaaagaaggttttaatgtTGAAGCTGCTTTCCAGTGTATAGCCAAAAATGCTCTTAAGAATGAACCGGAGGAAGAAGTGTGAGTATCTTTTTTAGCATTTGGAATTTTGTTTCTGAAGATTCATTTGTGTTTGTTTGGGGAATGGGGATGCTTACATGTAtcatttgataaattaatagtaaATCATTGCTCCTGCTAAAATACAGGACACGTCTAATTAATATGGGAATTTTAGGAAGATTTGGGGGAGAGGAGATTTACATCGATCCAATTATTAGCTTAATTGAAAATCATTAAAGCATCTCCAGCAGGgtccctaaatatataaaaacaatttaatttCTCAAAAGTGAGGACTCTGTATTGAttaacaactccaacaataatccTTATTTGTGtatcctattattattatagtattaaagTCAAAATCTATTAGCAAAAAGATAATGTAAAAAATGTGGGAAATAGTGTACAAAAGGTGGTAACTGGTaagtgaatatttaatcattaaagaCCAAATGAGGAATGGGTTAGCCATTACCTACATATGAGGAATGAAAAGTGGATCCTAAAAATTTAAGGAATGACTAGGACTCTACTGGAGTGGATTTTTGTAGCATATTCCTCAAAATTGTAGTTTAG is a window from the Daucus carota subsp. sativus chromosome 8, DH1 v3.0, whole genome shotgun sequence genome containing:
- the LOC108199918 gene encoding ras-related protein Rab7; the encoded protein is MASRRRMLLKVIILGDSGVGKTSLMNQYVNRKFSSQYKATIGADFLTKEVQFEDRLFTLQIWDTAGQERFQSLGVAFYRGADCCVLVHDVNVMKSFDNLNNWREEFLIQASPHDPENFPFVVLGNKIDVDGGNSRVVSEKKAKAWCSSKGNIPYFETSAKEGFNVEAAFQCIAKNALKNEPEEEVYLPDTIDVGGGRQQRSSGCEC